From the Primulina tabacum isolate GXHZ01 chromosome 15, ASM2559414v2, whole genome shotgun sequence genome, one window contains:
- the LOC142526402 gene encoding GATA transcription factor 26, translated as MGKHGPCYHCGVTSTPLWRNGPPEKPILCNACGSRWRTKGTLANYTPLHARAEHEEFEDYRISKVKTVSIKNKEPKVIKRKFDLNNNDIAEFRGVPLDYSQGFHKGFDKDTSNGSSSGSAISNLESCAQYGSADASDLTGPSQPAVWDTMVPSKKRTCVTRSKPSPVEKLTKDLYAIWHEQWSSLSGSSEEELLLESGKPMVSVEIGHGSVLIRHPNSIAREEESEASSLSIDNKKHTVNSRQTTFPGLMEDTGVNSSCRGIEKIKKPANPGTEQERIKRGKDQLETIQILAHHNSPLCYIDLQDVLNMDKFLSHLTTEEQKQLLNFLSPVDTLQSQDSLNSMFDSPQFKENLLSFQRLLSEGVFDNSLSGLKIEDFRTLKKLILFNSAKSKWVEHYQIFKDLKGKNCVEGSEVAGASIALPADYLSCVKPTHDGQHQKLSGANAVMKSPRRITTKPSFDQKELTDNDGSFFSPRRLFSSPIDNSSLVLDSSRFADESLEHELLLDVPSSGSFPQAELLVPTSSLGAQASTSSSSLFSNLSRH; from the exons ATGGGAAAGCATGGACCTTGCTATCACTGTGGTGTTACAA GTACCCCTCTTTGGCGTAACGGTCCTCCTGAGAAGCCCATACTCTGTAATGCATGTGGTTCTCGGTGGAGAACAAAGGGAACATTGGCAAACTACACACCTCTCCATGCTAGAGCTGAACATGAAGAGTTTGAGGATTATCGGATTTCAAAAGTAAAGACAGTTTCTATCAAGAACAAAGAGCCGAAAGTAATCAAGAGGAAGTTTGATCttaataataatgatattgctgaatttcgAGGAGTACCACTAGACTATAGTCAGGGGTTTCATAAAGGTTTTGATAAGGATACAAGCAACGGATCAAGTTCTGGCTCGGCCATATCTAACTTAGAGAGTTGTGCGCAATATGGCAGTGCCGATGCAAGTGATTTGACAG GTCCATCACAACCTGCTGTATGGGACACAATGGTGCCTTCCAAAAAGAGAACCTGTGTCACTCGTTCAAAACCATCTCCAGTTGAGAAGCTTACCAAAGATCTATATGCCATATGGCATGAACAGTGGTCGAGTTTGTCTGGATCTTCAGAAGAAGAGTTGCTTCTTGAAAGTGGTAAACCTATGGTGTCTGTTGAAATTGGACATGGAAGTGTACTTATTCGACATCCAAATTCTATAGCTAGAGAGGAAGAATCAGAAGCTAGCTCCCTTTCAATTGATAACAAGAAACATACTGTAAATTCACGACAGACAACTTTTCCTGGTCTTATGGAGGACACAGGTGTCAATTCATCATGTCGAGGAATTGAGAAAATCAAGAAGCCCGCTAATCCAGGAACAGAACAAGAACGAATTAAAAG AGGCAAAGATCAACTTGAAACAATCCAGATTCTTGCACACCATAATTCTCCACTGTGTTACATAGACCTCCAA GATGTTCTCAATATGGACAAATTTTTAAGCCATTTGACGACTGAAGAGCAAAAACAGTTGCTAAATTTTTTATCTCCGGTGGATACTTTGCAATCTCAGGATAG CCTCAACAGCATGTTTGATAGCCCTCAGTTCAAGGAGAATTTGTTGTCCTTCCAAAGACTTCTTTCAGAAGGAGTTTTTGATAACTCATTATCTGGGTTGAAGATTGAAGATTTCAGGACTTTGAAGAaacttatattatttaattctgCAAAATCGAAGTGGGTAGAACATTATCAAATTTTTAAG GATTTGAAAGGCAAAAACTGCGTAGAAGGGTCAGAAGTTGCAGGAGCATCCATTGCCCTTCCAGCTGATTATTTATCCTGCGTGAAACCAACTCACGATGGACAGCACCAAAAGTTATCAG GAGCAAATGCTGTAATGAAGAGCCCCCGAAGGATTACAACTAAGCCGAGCTTCGACCAGAAGGAACTAACAGACAATGATGGGTCTTTCTTCAGTCCAAGACGACTCTTTTCTTCTCCCATCGACAACTCTTCCCTTGTTTTGGATTCATCCCGCTTTGCTGATGAAAGTTTGGAACATGAACTGCTACTAGACGTCCCATCTAGCGGGTCTTTCCCACAGGCTGAACTCCTCGTCCCAACCTCTAGTTTGGGTGCGCAAGCGAGCACTAGCAGTAGTTCACTGTTCTCGAATCTGAGTCGCCACTGA